One genomic region from Sphingomonas paeninsulae encodes:
- a CDS encoding SPOR domain-containing protein, giving the protein MKSISLLLLVGALIATPALADTNNGDLAWQNGDYATAINEWRPLAIAGDPDAQVHLGQAYQLGRGVPLDLKLAEDWFRRAAQQGSDGGKDNYGLVLFQTGKRAEAMPYIEDAAGRGNARAQYILGTALFNGDMIAKDWPRAYALMTRASVAGVPAAKTSLAQMDKYIPLDQRQRGLALAGAFEAHASRDAISAAPATQHPHISVENLLASRPAVGAPEVRQSKSAIETAAPASVGIKPAVAKSAVNKPEAPQTPVTPPSGNWRVQFGAYSDEAKARALWPALRERIPALRPYSAFAIKAGPLTRLRAGPLISRAAAEKLCTSVRASGQTCIPIAP; this is encoded by the coding sequence ATGAAATCTATTTCGTTGCTTTTGCTCGTCGGTGCGCTGATTGCCACCCCTGCGCTTGCGGATACGAATAACGGCGACCTTGCTTGGCAAAATGGCGACTATGCGACGGCGATCAACGAATGGCGCCCACTGGCGATTGCTGGCGATCCCGATGCTCAGGTTCATCTGGGGCAGGCTTACCAACTGGGACGCGGCGTTCCTCTCGACCTGAAACTCGCCGAAGACTGGTTTCGGCGTGCGGCGCAACAAGGTAGCGACGGTGGCAAGGACAATTACGGTCTCGTGTTGTTCCAGACGGGGAAACGTGCCGAAGCGATGCCGTATATCGAAGATGCCGCCGGTCGCGGTAACGCGCGCGCGCAATATATCCTTGGTACGGCGCTCTTTAACGGCGACATGATCGCCAAGGACTGGCCGCGTGCCTATGCTCTGATGACGCGCGCTTCGGTGGCGGGCGTTCCGGCTGCCAAGACCAGCCTTGCCCAGATGGACAAATATATCCCGCTAGATCAGCGCCAGCGCGGTCTTGCGCTGGCGGGGGCTTTTGAGGCTCATGCCAGTCGCGATGCAATTTCTGCCGCGCCGGCGACCCAACATCCGCATATTAGCGTTGAAAACTTGCTGGCATCCCGACCAGCCGTGGGTGCGCCAGAGGTTCGCCAGTCAAAATCCGCCATCGAAACAGCGGCTCCGGCGTCCGTTGGCATCAAACCAGCCGTTGCAAAATCAGCCGTAAACAAACCGGAAGCTCCGCAAACGCCTGTTACGCCTCCAAGTGGAAACTGGCGCGTACAGTTTGGTGCATATAGCGATGAAGCCAAAGCGCGTGCGCTTTGGCCTGCTCTCCGCGAACGCATTCCTGCACTCCGTCCCTATAGTGCCTTTGCGATCAAAGCTGGCCCACTGACGCGTTTGCGCGCCGGCCCGTTGATTTCACGCGCTGCCGCTGAGAAGCTTTGCACCTCGGTTCGCGCCAGCGGACAGACGTGCATCCCCATCGCGCCCTGA